In Pseudomonas putida, a genomic segment contains:
- the serC gene encoding 3-phosphoserine/phosphohydroxythreonine transaminase, giving the protein MSKRAFNFCAGPAALPDAVLQRAQAEMLDWHGKGLSVMEMSHRSDDYVAIAEKAEQDLRDLLSVPSNYKVLFLQGGASQQFAEIPLNLLPENGTADYVETGIWSKKAIEEARRFGHVNVAASAKPYDYLAIPGQNEWNLTKNAAYVHYASNETIGGLQFDWVPETGDVPLVVDMSSDILSRPIDVSQYGMIYAGAQKNIGPSGLVVVIVREDLIGHARSHCPTMLDYKVAADNGSMYNTPATYSWYLSGLVFEWLKEQGGVEAMEQRNRAKKDRLYGFIDASEFYTNPISHNARSWMNVPFRLADERLDKAFLAGADARGLLNLKGHRSVGGMRASIYNALGLEAVEALVGYMAEFEKEHG; this is encoded by the coding sequence GTGAGCAAACGAGCCTTTAACTTCTGCGCAGGCCCTGCCGCGCTTCCTGACGCCGTGCTGCAGCGTGCCCAGGCCGAAATGCTGGACTGGCACGGCAAGGGCTTGTCGGTGATGGAGATGAGCCATCGCAGCGACGACTACGTGGCCATCGCAGAGAAGGCCGAGCAGGACCTGCGTGACCTGCTGTCCGTCCCCTCCAACTACAAGGTCCTGTTCCTGCAGGGTGGCGCCAGCCAGCAGTTCGCCGAGATTCCGCTGAACCTGCTGCCGGAAAACGGCACCGCCGATTACGTCGAGACCGGCATCTGGTCGAAAAAGGCCATCGAGGAAGCGCGTCGCTTCGGCCATGTCAACGTCGCCGCCAGCGCCAAGCCGTACGACTACCTGGCCATTCCTGGCCAGAACGAGTGGAACCTGACCAAGAACGCCGCCTACGTGCACTATGCGTCCAACGAGACCATCGGTGGCCTGCAGTTCGACTGGGTGCCCGAGACCGGTGACGTGCCGCTGGTGGTCGACATGTCGTCCGACATCCTCTCGCGTCCGATCGACGTTTCGCAGTACGGCATGATCTACGCCGGCGCGCAGAAGAACATCGGCCCCAGTGGCCTGGTGGTGGTGATCGTGCGTGAAGACCTGATCGGCCATGCCCGCAGCCACTGCCCGACGATGCTCGACTACAAGGTCGCTGCCGACAACGGCTCGATGTACAACACCCCGGCCACCTATTCCTGGTACCTCTCCGGCCTGGTCTTCGAGTGGCTCAAGGAGCAGGGTGGCGTCGAGGCCATGGAGCAGCGCAACCGCGCCAAGAAAGACCGCTTGTATGGCTTCATCGACGCCAGCGAGTTCTACACCAACCCCATCAGCCACAACGCCCGTTCGTGGATGAACGTGCCGTTCCGCCTGGCCGACGAGCGCCTGGACAAGGCCTTCCTGGCCGGTGCCGACGCCCGCGGCCTGCTCAACCTAAAGGGCCACCGCTCGGTGGGTGGCATGCGCGCATCCATCTACAACGCCCTGGGCCTCGAGGCCGTCGAGGCGCTGGTTGGCTACATGGCCGAATTCGAGAAGGAGCACGGCTGA
- the pheA gene encoding prephenate dehydratase: protein MSEQELKALRVRIDSLDEKILELISDRARCAQEVAKVKTASLAEGEKPVFYRPEREAAVLKRVMERNKGPLGNEEMARLFREIMSSCLALEEPLKVAYLGPEGTFTQAAAMKHFGHAVISRPMAAIDEVFREVAAGAVNFGVVPVENSTEGAVSHTLDSFLEHDMVICGEVELRIHHHLLVGENTKTDSITRIYSHAQSLAQCRKWLDAHYPNVERVAVSSNAEAAKRVKGEWNSAAIAGDMAANLYGLTRLAEKIEDRPDNSTRFLMIGNQEVPPTGDDKTSIIVSMSNKPGALHELLVPFHDNGIDLTRIETRPSRSGKWTYVFFIDFVGHHRDPLIKAVLEKISQEAVALKVLGSYPKAVL, encoded by the coding sequence ATGTCCGAACAGGAACTCAAGGCGCTGCGCGTGCGTATCGACAGCCTCGACGAGAAGATCCTCGAGCTGATCAGCGATCGCGCCCGTTGCGCCCAGGAAGTCGCCAAGGTCAAGACCGCGTCCCTGGCCGAAGGCGAGAAGCCGGTGTTCTACCGCCCCGAGCGTGAAGCCGCCGTGCTCAAGCGCGTGATGGAGCGCAACAAGGGCCCGCTGGGCAACGAAGAGATGGCGCGGTTGTTCCGCGAGATCATGTCCTCGTGCCTGGCCCTGGAAGAGCCGCTCAAGGTCGCCTACCTCGGCCCCGAGGGCACCTTCACCCAGGCCGCCGCCATGAAGCACTTCGGCCACGCCGTGATCAGCCGCCCGATGGCGGCCATCGACGAAGTGTTCCGCGAAGTGGCGGCCGGTGCCGTCAACTTCGGCGTGGTGCCGGTGGAAAACTCCACCGAAGGCGCGGTGAGCCACACCCTGGACAGCTTCCTCGAGCACGACATGGTGATCTGCGGTGAGGTGGAACTGCGTATCCACCACCACCTGCTGGTGGGCGAGAACACCAAGACCGACAGCATCACCCGCATCTACTCCCACGCCCAGTCGCTGGCCCAGTGCCGCAAATGGCTGGACGCCCACTACCCGAACGTCGAGCGCGTGGCGGTCTCGAGCAATGCCGAGGCGGCCAAGCGGGTGAAGGGTGAGTGGAATTCGGCGGCCATCGCCGGTGATATGGCGGCCAACCTGTACGGTTTGACCCGCCTGGCCGAGAAGATCGAGGACCGTCCGGACAACTCCACGCGCTTCCTGATGATCGGCAACCAGGAAGTGCCACCGACCGGTGACGACAAGACCTCGATCATCGTGTCGATGAGCAACAAGCCTGGCGCCCTGCACGAGCTGCTGGTGCCGTTCCACGACAACGGCATCGACCTGACCCGTATCGAGACCCGTCCGTCGCGTAGCGGCAAGTGGACCTACGTGTTCTTCATCGACTTCGTCGGCCACCACCGCGATCCGCTGATCAAGGCGGTGCTGGAGAAGATCAGCCAGGAAGCCGTGGCGCTCAAGGTGCTGGGGTCGTATCCCAAGGCGGTGCTTTGA
- a CDS encoding bifunctional prephenate dehydrogenase/3-phosphoshikimate 1-carboxyvinyltransferase, producing MIDRLVVVGLGLIGGSFAKGLRESGLCREVVGVDLDAPSRKQAVALGVVDRCEEDLAAACVGADVIQLAVPILAMEKVLARLARLDLGNAVITDVGSAKGNVVRAAREVFGASLPRFVPGHPIAGSEQSGVEASNATLFRRHKVILTPLAQTDPAALALVDRLWRALDADVEHMSVERHDEVLAATSHLPHLLAFGLVDSLAKRNENLEIFRYAAGGFRDFTRIAGSDPTMWHDIFLANREAVLRTLDTFRSDLDALRDAVDAGDGHQLLGVFTRARVAREHFSKILARRAYVDAMNANDLIFLAQPGGRVSGRIRVPGDKSISHRSIMLGSLAEGTTEVEGFLEGEDALATLQAFRDMGVVIEGPNHGRVTIHGVGLHGLKPPPGPLYVGNSGTSMRLLSGLLAGQPFDVTMTGDASLSKRPMNRVANPLREMGAVVETGPDGRPPLTIRGGHKLKALNYTLPMASAQVKSCLLLAGLYAEGTTTVTEPAPTRDHTERMLRGFGYAVESNGPVASLQAGGKLTATRIEVPADISSAAFFLVAASIAQGSELVLEHVGINPTRTGVIDILRLMGGDITLENQREVGGEPVADLRVRGTQLKGIEIPEALVPLAIDEFPVLFVAAACAEGRTVLRGAEELRVKESDRIQVMADGLIALGVKCEPTPDGIIIDGGQIGGGEVHGHGDHRIAMAFSVASLRASAPIRIHDCANVATSFPNFLALCAEVGIRVAEEGKS from the coding sequence ATCATCGACCGCCTGGTGGTCGTCGGCCTTGGCCTGATCGGCGGCTCGTTCGCCAAGGGCCTGCGTGAAAGCGGCCTGTGCCGCGAAGTGGTCGGCGTCGACCTCGATGCCCCGTCGCGCAAGCAAGCCGTGGCCTTAGGCGTGGTCGACCGCTGCGAAGAAGACCTCGCCGCCGCCTGCGTCGGTGCCGACGTGATCCAGCTCGCCGTGCCGATCCTGGCCATGGAGAAGGTCCTGGCGCGCCTGGCCCGGCTCGACCTCGGCAATGCCGTCATCACCGACGTCGGCAGCGCCAAGGGCAACGTGGTGCGCGCCGCCCGTGAAGTGTTTGGCGCCAGCCTGCCGCGCTTCGTGCCTGGCCACCCGATCGCCGGCTCCGAGCAGAGCGGGGTGGAGGCCTCCAACGCCACGCTGTTCCGTCGCCACAAGGTCATCCTCACGCCATTGGCGCAAACCGATCCGGCCGCGCTGGCCCTGGTCGACCGCCTGTGGCGGGCCCTGGACGCCGATGTGGAGCACATGTCGGTCGAGCGCCATGACGAAGTCCTGGCCGCCACCAGCCACCTGCCACACCTGCTGGCCTTCGGTTTGGTCGATTCGCTGGCCAAGCGCAATGAAAACCTGGAGATCTTCCGGTACGCTGCCGGAGGTTTCCGCGATTTCACCCGAATCGCCGGCAGCGATCCGACCATGTGGCACGACATCTTCCTCGCCAACCGCGAGGCGGTCCTGCGCACACTGGATACATTTCGCAGCGACCTCGACGCCTTGCGCGACGCGGTCGATGCAGGGGACGGGCACCAGTTGCTGGGTGTATTCACCCGCGCACGGGTTGCCCGCGAGCATTTCAGTAAAATCCTGGCCCGCCGGGCCTATGTGGACGCTATGAACGCCAACGATCTGATTTTCCTGGCCCAACCGGGTGGCCGCGTGTCCGGACGGATCCGCGTACCGGGCGACAAGTCGATTTCCCACCGTTCGATCATGCTTGGCTCCCTGGCCGAAGGCACGACCGAGGTCGAAGGTTTCCTCGAAGGCGAGGACGCCCTGGCGACCCTGCAGGCTTTCCGCGACATGGGCGTGGTCATCGAAGGCCCCAATCACGGCCGCGTGACCATTCACGGCGTTGGCCTGCACGGCCTCAAGCCGCCGCCCGGCCCGCTGTACGTCGGTAACTCCGGCACCTCGATGCGCCTGCTCTCGGGCCTGCTCGCCGGCCAGCCGTTCGACGTGACCATGACCGGCGATGCCTCGCTGTCCAAGCGCCCGATGAATCGCGTGGCCAACCCGCTGCGTGAAATGGGCGCAGTGGTCGAGACCGGCCCGGACGGCCGTCCGCCGCTGACCATCCGCGGTGGCCACAAGCTCAAGGCGTTGAACTACACGCTGCCGATGGCCAGTGCCCAGGTCAAATCCTGCCTGCTGCTGGCTGGCTTGTATGCCGAAGGCACCACCACCGTCACCGAGCCGGCGCCGACCCGCGATCACACCGAGCGCATGCTGCGCGGTTTCGGCTATGCGGTAGAGAGCAACGGCCCGGTCGCCTCGCTGCAGGCCGGTGGCAAGCTCACCGCCACCCGCATCGAAGTGCCTGCTGACATCTCCTCGGCGGCTTTCTTCCTGGTCGCGGCGTCGATCGCCCAGGGTTCCGAGCTGGTGCTCGAGCACGTCGGCATCAACCCGACCCGTACCGGCGTGATCGACATCCTGCGCCTGATGGGCGGCGACATCACCCTGGAAAACCAGCGTGAAGTCGGTGGCGAGCCGGTGGCCGACCTGCGCGTGCGCGGCACTCAGCTCAAGGGTATCGAGATCCCGGAGGCCCTGGTGCCGCTGGCCATCGACGAATTCCCGGTATTGTTTGTCGCCGCCGCCTGCGCCGAAGGCCGCACCGTGCTGCGGGGCGCCGAAGAACTGCGGGTCAAGGAGTCGGACCGCATCCAGGTGATGGCCGACGGCCTGATCGCCCTGGGCGTGAAGTGCGAGCCGACCCCGGACGGCATCATCATCGACGGCGGCCAGATCGGCGGCGGCGAAGTGCACGGCCACGGCGACCACCGCATCGCCATGGCCTTCAGCGTGGCCTCGCTGCGCGCCAGCGCCCCGATCCGCATCCATGACTGCGCCAACGTCGCCACCTCGTTCCCGAACTTCCTGGCGCTGTGCGCCGAAGTCGGCATCCGCGTGGCCGAAGAGGGCAAGTCGTGA
- the cmk gene encoding (d)CMP kinase, translating into MTVQAPVITIDGPSGSGKGTVAGLLARELGWKLLDSGALYRLLAFNATNHGVDLTNEELLKALAAHLDVQFIAAEPGKLQQIILEGEDVSNVIRTETVGAGASMVASLPAVREALLQRQRAFRELPGLIADGRDMGTVVFPDAPLKVFLTASAEERARRRYLQLKGKGEDVSLSSLLDEIRARDERDTQRAVAPLKPAADAIQLDSTELSIEQVLQRIRSEIAQRDLL; encoded by the coding sequence GTGACCGTTCAAGCACCCGTCATTACCATTGACGGCCCAAGCGGCTCGGGCAAGGGCACCGTTGCCGGCCTGCTGGCCCGCGAACTCGGCTGGAAGCTGCTGGATTCCGGCGCCCTGTACCGATTGCTGGCCTTCAACGCCACCAACCATGGCGTCGACTTGACCAACGAAGAGCTGCTCAAGGCCCTGGCCGCCCATCTGGATGTGCAGTTCATCGCCGCCGAGCCGGGTAAGCTGCAACAGATCATTCTCGAAGGCGAGGATGTCAGCAACGTCATCCGTACCGAAACGGTCGGCGCCGGCGCCTCGATGGTCGCTTCGCTGCCAGCGGTGCGCGAGGCGTTGCTGCAGCGTCAGCGCGCCTTCCGCGAACTGCCCGGGCTGATCGCCGACGGTCGCGACATGGGTACCGTGGTGTTCCCCGACGCGCCGCTGAAGGTGTTTCTCACCGCCAGTGCCGAGGAGCGTGCCCGTCGTCGCTACCTCCAGTTGAAGGGCAAGGGCGAAGATGTTAGTCTGTCGAGTCTGCTAGATGAGATTCGTGCGCGTGATGAACGCGACACACAACGTGCGGTGGCCCCGCTGAAACCAGCGGCCGATGCCATCCAGTTGGACTCCACCGAGTTGTCCATCGAGCAGGTGTTGCAACGTATCAGGAGCGAGATCGCCCAGCGCGATCTGCTCTGA
- the rpsA gene encoding 30S ribosomal protein S1, whose translation MSESFAELFEESLKTLNLQPGAIISGIVVDIDGDWVTVHAGLKSEGVIPLEQFYNEAGELTIKVGDEVHVALDAVEDGFGETKLSREKAKRAECWIVLEAAFAAEEVVKGVINGKVKGGFTVDVNGIRAFLPGSLVDVRPVRDTSHLEGKELEFKVIKLDQKRNNVVVSRRSVLEAENSAEREALLETLQEGQQVKGIVKNLTDYGAFVDLGGIDGLLHITDMAWKRIKHPSEIVNVGDEVDVRVLKFDRERNRVSLGLKQMGEDPWVAITARYPEGTRVQARVTNLTDYGCFAELEEGVEGLVHVSEMDWTNKNIHPSKVVQVGDEVEVMVLDIDEERRRISLGIKQCKSNPWEDFSGQFNKGDKITGTIKSITDFGIFIGLEGGIDGLVHLSDISWNETGEEAVRRFKKGDELETVILSVDPERERISLGIKQLEDDPFSNFVAVNDKGAIVKGIVKEVDAKGAIVTLADDIEATLKASEISRDRVEDARNVLKEGEEIEAKIISVDRKSRVISLSIKSKDDAEEREAIQSLKNAPEAAADTTMAALLREAMAKQN comes from the coding sequence ATGAGCGAAAGCTTTGCAGAACTCTTTGAAGAAAGCCTGAAAACCCTCAATCTTCAGCCGGGTGCAATCATCTCCGGTATCGTTGTCGACATCGACGGCGACTGGGTTACCGTACACGCTGGCCTGAAGTCCGAGGGCGTCATCCCGCTCGAGCAGTTCTACAACGAAGCTGGCGAGCTGACCATCAAGGTCGGTGACGAAGTTCACGTTGCGCTGGACGCGGTCGAAGACGGCTTTGGCGAAACCAAACTGTCCCGTGAAAAAGCCAAGCGCGCCGAGTGCTGGATTGTTCTGGAAGCAGCTTTCGCCGCCGAAGAAGTGGTCAAGGGCGTTATCAACGGTAAGGTTAAGGGCGGCTTCACTGTCGACGTTAACGGCATCCGTGCGTTCCTGCCGGGCTCCCTGGTTGATGTCCGCCCAGTGCGCGACACCTCCCACCTCGAAGGCAAAGAGCTGGAATTCAAGGTCATCAAGCTGGACCAGAAGCGCAACAACGTTGTCGTTTCCCGTCGCAGCGTGCTGGAAGCCGAGAACAGCGCCGAGCGCGAAGCCCTGCTGGAAACCCTGCAGGAAGGCCAACAGGTCAAAGGTATCGTCAAGAACCTCACCGACTACGGTGCATTCGTGGACCTGGGCGGCATCGACGGCCTGCTGCACATCACCGACATGGCTTGGAAGCGCATCAAGCACCCGTCGGAAATCGTCAACGTTGGTGACGAAGTCGACGTTCGCGTTCTGAAGTTCGACCGTGAGCGCAACCGCGTTTCCCTGGGTCTGAAGCAGATGGGCGAAGATCCGTGGGTTGCTATCACTGCGCGTTACCCAGAAGGTACTCGCGTACAGGCTCGCGTTACCAACCTGACCGACTACGGCTGCTTCGCTGAGCTGGAAGAAGGCGTTGAAGGTCTGGTACACGTTTCCGAAATGGACTGGACCAACAAGAACATCCACCCGTCGAAAGTCGTTCAGGTTGGCGACGAAGTGGAAGTCATGGTTCTGGACATCGACGAAGAGCGTCGTCGTATCTCCCTGGGTATCAAGCAGTGCAAATCCAACCCATGGGAAGACTTCTCCGGCCAGTTCAACAAGGGTGACAAGATCACCGGTACCATCAAGTCGATCACCGACTTCGGTATCTTCATCGGTCTGGAAGGCGGCATCGACGGCCTGGTTCACCTGTCCGACATCTCCTGGAACGAAACCGGCGAAGAAGCCGTACGTCGTTTCAAGAAGGGCGACGAGCTGGAAACCGTCATCCTGTCGGTCGATCCAGAGCGCGAGCGCATCTCCCTGGGCATCAAGCAGCTGGAAGACGATCCGTTCTCCAACTTCGTTGCTGTCAATGACAAGGGCGCTATCGTCAAGGGCATCGTGAAAGAAGTTGACGCCAAAGGCGCCATCGTCACCCTGGCCGACGACATCGAAGCCACTCTGAAAGCTTCCGAAATCAGCCGTGACCGCGTTGAAGACGCGCGTAACGTCCTGAAGGAAGGCGAAGAGATCGAAGCCAAGATCATCAGCGTTGACCGCAAGTCCCGCGTCATCAGCCTGTCGATCAAGTCGAAAGACGACGCTGAAGAGCGTGAAGCCATCCAGAGCCTGAAAAACGCTCCGGAAGCGGCTGCCGACACCACCATGGCCGCGCTGCTGCGCGAAGCTATGGCCAAGCAGAACTGA
- the ihfB gene encoding integration host factor subunit beta gives MTKSELIERIVTHQGLLSSKDVELAIKTMLEQMSQCLATGDRIEIRGFGSFSLHYRAPRVGRNPKTGQSVSLEGKFVPHFKPGKELRDRVNEDEEDHVGS, from the coding sequence ATGACGAAGTCGGAGCTGATCGAACGTATTGTCACCCATCAAGGCTTGCTCTCCTCAAAGGATGTGGAGCTGGCCATCAAGACCATGCTTGAGCAGATGTCACAGTGCCTGGCGACCGGCGACCGCATCGAAATTCGCGGTTTTGGCAGCTTTTCCCTGCACTATCGCGCCCCCCGGGTAGGTCGTAACCCCAAGACCGGCCAGTCGGTAAGCCTCGAAGGCAAATTCGTCCCGCACTTCAAGCCGGGCAAGGAACTGCGTGATCGCGTCAACGAAGACGAAGAAGACCACGTGGGTAGCTGA
- a CDS encoding lipopolysaccharide assembly protein LapA domain-containing protein: protein MRNLKRALAALFVLLLAAVVLFFVLENQQSVALVLFGWSAPAVPVAVLVLAALVVGLAVGPLLGAYAFMRSKRKLRRSARQEALAGS from the coding sequence ATGCGTAACCTCAAGCGCGCCCTGGCGGCGTTGTTCGTGCTGCTGTTGGCGGCTGTGGTGCTGTTCTTCGTGCTGGAAAACCAGCAGAGCGTCGCCCTGGTCCTGTTCGGCTGGTCCGCCCCAGCAGTACCGGTGGCAGTCCTGGTCTTGGCCGCACTGGTCGTTGGCCTGGCCGTCGGCCCCTTGCTGGGCGCCTACGCGTTCATGCGCAGCAAACGCAAACTCCGCCGCAGCGCTCGCCAGGAAGCGCTGGCCGGCAGCTGA